The DNA region TAAATCCAGCCATCTTGTCGAGACATTGGTTGAGAACCCAAGTTGTGTCATGGGCATTATATTGCTTTCACCGGCCCGTGCTGTAACACACGATTTATATGTAACGCGATCGGGTTGACTATCTCCACATACAAAGGTGAAACGAGTACGCTGAGCACCGTCTTGCTGTCAAACGCCTTTCAACGAAAACAGGTGGGTGATGTCATAAACTAGTGGCAGTCAACATTGTTTTCAACGGCGATAGGAAGCTGTGGCATCATGGGATCTGCGCTCCCCTCATCGTTGCAAGACAGCTACTATAGAGAGCATAATTGCTGCTATTCCACAGATTTCAAGCGACAAGACAGACAGAGGCTGCTATAAACTGTGGAGTGTTGAACGACCTAATGCCTACTTCACTTGCGAGGTTAGCATGAAAGAGAGCTGTGACGGCAAGGCTGCCTGCCTGCCAGCAGTGGCCTGGCTCTTTGCATGACAATAAACATTAAGCATAACGGAGGGAGCCTAGAAAACGGCAAGAAACTTCACTGAAGAAATGTGTTAGTCGTATACATAACGGCGTAATGAACCGGTGGCCAAGGATCCGTCGCCGGTTTGGCAACGGAAAGGGGGTCGAGGAAACCACACAGAACATCGTACGCTGCCCAACACCGGTCGCGTTTGCAACAGGGTCAATAAGGCTGTAGAAGATGATTAAAGTCAATAAAGATGCATAAGTACATGTGGAGCATATGTACAGAGGGTATCGGTAAGTCCAACCACCAAATCTCCAACGCCAAAAACACCATTTCCTCAGCTCTCGCAGAATCTTCGTCCTCTTGGCTTTGGCCGAAGGGCATCTGACGATGGCTTTTGTATGCGAGTAAGCGACCCTGCCGGGCCCTTACGCTTTCGCTGAACCGGACTGCAgtccctcttccaccttgtGCCCATACACTGAGCTGCACTTCTTGGATCGCGATGAAGTAAATCATCGACTTCATGATCAACAAGAGGATGAGATCGTAATGGAGAGAGACTGCGGTGCCGTCGATGAGATagggttgttgctgttgtcttcCTATCAAAGAAGACCTGCCCTTCTGCTTTTGGTGTGGCCATATCGGCATCATCGATATCCACCACGAAGGGTTGTACTGCCTTCCGGACGCGGTCAGTGAACGAGGTCGCTTCGGCCTCAACGCCACCCCTCTCAGCTGCTGAGGTGCCGGCGACGGTGGAAGCCGCTGGCGACTCCATGTCAGCAGACTCGGACCGTGGGCTGGGCTCATCATGATGTGTGTGAGAAATCGATCCGGCAAGATCGCAGCAATCGGGTTCGGACTCGGAGTATGAGAGGGTTCGTGATGGTGTCTCGTAGTCGCGATGATGACCGATCGGCGAATCGACGGATGAATCTGAACACATCGTCATAGAAcgaggcgagggaggaagTATCGAATCGTCGAGGTCGGTCGAGAACTCAAAGGGCTCGTCGGTCATGGGCACAAGaccgccatcatcgtcatcaaagAGAGAGCCTTGGGAGGGCGCAAGCGAGTCAACGCTGCTGTCCAcctcggaagaggaggacgaacCCTTATACCACGGGTGGTCGGGGGGAAGATAGCACGCAAAGTATCGGACGAGAGAGTCAAAACTCTTGGTTCGAAAGAGCTGAACTGCGTGCTGCCACTGGTCTTCACCGATTAGAGAAGGGTTGGCAATGATCTCGAATGCCGCTGACTCGAAGCAATCATTCAGTTCTCGCATGCGCTGTTGCTTGCGTTGGCGGAGTAGACTGTGGAACTCGTCGGCCGAACTTGCTTCGTTGGAGATTTCGGCCACATCGTGGTGAAAAGCCACAGggtcgaggaggggcaggggcacCGTGTTGTATTGATCGTGGAGCTTGGTGAAGAGGTCATCTCTCCTCAACCCAAACTTCCAATGGGGCCAGCTCCAACATGTGTCGGCGGGATCGTCCATCCTCGGGTGGCAGGAATGGTGGCAGCAGTCGGTGGAGGCGGGtctggaagaggaagtgCTGTGGGTATGAGGTCGgagtcgggggagggggtcgaACGGAAGAGTGAACCAATACTGAGAACCGGGGACTGGGAGAGCTTGCTGGAATCGAAAGTGAGTCTTGCGTCGGCGCTGGAAGCCATCTAAGCACGGAGAATAGTAGAGTACATCGTGAGAGTTTAGTGTGGTAACTGTAGTGGTTTGAGCGCTGGACGACCGTGTCTccaggtgatgatggcgtgAGGGTaatggtgaggatgagggagaagacggAGCAGGGAGACACCGGGCGCTGGGGGGAGGTCGTCACAGAAAGGGTCTCGACGGCTTAGGTGCGACCGGGATGGGGGACCGTCAGGTGTTTGGAAAGAACGGCCGCAAGGGCTGATGTGTTGGATGCCCCAACTCGGAACAGTGGGAAAACTCATTGGCAGGTTGTGCTGCCTTCCAAGCCAATGAAGTGCATCATCTAAACAAAGGAGTGGGGCCCTGCCTGCACTTTGCTACCACACCGCCGCCTGCGACCAGCTTTGCCTGCATGTCGCTTGTTGCATCGCCCCCCGACAAGCCAATCAGTGCATTTCCAACTCATGCGGTCCTGCCGTTCAGCCAATCGCCAGCACAGTGTCCCGCCCGCCACACGTTCCACAGGCACTTTTCGTAATCagcctgctgctggtgccCGACCAAAGGATGGGAGTGAGTGCATCAATTTCCGTCATCATTCTCACTCATTTCTTGTccatttcctcctcccacactTCCTTGGTTTTCCATCACAAAAAACCGTGATGAGCGCCTTCCAAAACATCTGAGTGCCTCAAGCCTCGAGCCTTCTCAAATTACAGCGGTTCACTCCCTCAACCTTTGGGACCGGCCGACATCATCTTGTTTGATTGAGAGCATgactccttccttccctcttGGTAATCCGCTCGCTCCTTTTGTGAGATCATGTCACCCCGGTTGgcatcgcctcctcccaaagTTCTTCATGAACCCATCCATGATTCTCGTGATGCAGCTCGCCCTCACTCAGCCTGGGCAGATGACACTTTTCAGAAGGatgtgagggaggtggggtgtGACGCTGACGTCTGAATCCCACGGGGGTGAAGATAGTACATAATTCTCTGCCCCGAGACATTTTCTCGTTCTCTGCATTAAGGAGGGGCAATATCCTGCACGACTGGTGCTCTGCGAATCACGATGCACACGGTCCCATACTTTTCTTGAGGCCAGCGTGGGCAAACAGTCCCATCATGTGCCACACCACTCAGACACAGGCCTCCTGAAGAAGATCACTGAGTGCCTACCTGAGGCCCAAATCGGAGAGGATCAGAACTGTCAGGCGCTGACGGCCGTCAACATACCATAACACCGAACTTTCCAGCCGCCAGACTTCTCTCGGGCCCGACAGACGCAATCCGTCAACGGATGGCTGAAAGCTTGGACAAGCCATCAGAGCCTCACTGTTAACTCAGGCCGTGAAGCCCTACCAAAAGGGACAGCATGGGCTGAAGCGACCCAGGGCGCTGGAACTGGCAAGTCGGCGTGCAGCCAGTTGCGGCCGGGATCATGGGCGAGGTATGGCTCttggaagatgatggcggcATTTGACTGGCAAAGCTGACCGGGAATGACGGCGATTTAAACAAATCGATATCATCTGCCAGCCCTCTTCCAAGTCGAAAGAAGCATTCGGTCAACTACTGCACTAACACGGCAGCGCGCGCGAACAGGCGGACCGGTGCTAGGCACCCGCCGGACCGCTGCTTTTCTGAGAGCTTCGATGACTCCCTCCAATCACCTCGCGCCTGGTGAGGCTGATGCCCCAGCCAAATCCATCAGCAGGGCGCAAACCTCCAGCGCTCTTCCACCTTCACTGGTTCATCTGACTTTCACTGCACCGGTCATTCAGCAAAGATGGCTCCCCAGCCTTGAAACAATAACGTATACACGGCCGAGAGGAATTGCTTCCTCTTATGCCGGCCTGTTGTTCGTCTTGATTTCGCAGTTTTCCTCTCGCTCGCTTTCACCCCCCGATTTTATCTTGTCTGCAGCACTGGAGAGCTTGCCGGCTCCCTCCTCTACCCTCTTTGCCTTGGTTCCATCTGCGCACATTTACGGTTACTCCAACCCCTTACTTTACAAGTGAACAGCTCTGTTAAACTCCGTGGGCCCGTTTCTTGCTTCCTTCCAACTATCAGACCCCAATTCATTGACTTGCGCCATGATTACCCCCAAGGCGGtcgcggcggcagcggcggccgATTCAAGGGGATTCTCGCAGGCTTCCGAGCAAAAGACCCAACCATTTTCACAATCCGAAATCCAAGCCCGTCTGGCTCGTTCCAGGATGGAGGAAGACCGCTCCATGTCTAGCACAGTTCCGCTGGACAATTTGGTGGTTCCCCAGGACAGAGATATCCGCATTCTAATGAGGCCCTTGGCGCGGGGTCGGTCCGTCAGTCCAGGCAACCACGAGAACTGCGAATGGCTCGCCCTGCACGCAGAGGTGacggatggcggcgatgacaCGAACCACAGCGTTTTGGCTGTCACGCAAACCCACAGGGACATCAAGTTTTCTGTCCGCGTTCCTGGCCAACGGCGCAACGACGAGCTCTGGTGCGAGCTGTACTTTGTTCCACACAGCAACGAACTAGTACTCCTTAACCGCTCCGAGGTGCCGTTCAAGCTATACCGTGTGTCACAGCAAGTGCCGGGCAGCCCCCGGGAGCACTTTGAACTCAAGCCTAATTTCACCAGGGCCCTCGCGCCGGGCACCTGGCGGATCAAAATCGACGACGCCGACATCCTGGACTTTCGTGTCCTGGAGAAGCGTGCGGCGAAGGCGCGCCTGCTCTCAAGCTCTTCAGTCTCGGATCTCTCGACCATCGACGGCCAGCTGGTACCCGTGACTAGGAAGCGGTCttttgacgacgatgacgatgacgagccTGCCACCCCTGAAAAGAACGAGAAGAGAATGCGTCCATCGGAGCCCGAGGATAAGAATGAGGACGGGGTCATAATGTTTCTTCCGGCCACAACCAACCCACTGGTCTTTCCGCTACCTGGGACTGGCAAAGAGATTTCTACATCCGACGGCCACCCCCTCTTGGACCTAGAGTCTGACGACGTCGTTGAGATTCCTGGCGTCAAGCTCCCAAGGGGCGGCGAGATTGACGAATACACCATCGCCAAGAGGGATCAGATCGCTACATCCAGTCTCTCTACTGTGTTTACTGCTGACCACTCTGATGTCCCAGATGGGGTCATTGTTGTCAAAGTCTTGAAGACACGGACCAACG from Podospora pseudoanserina strain CBS 124.78 chromosome 1, whole genome shotgun sequence includes:
- a CDS encoding hypothetical protein (COG:D; EggNog:ENOG503PC6M), with the protein product MITPKAVAAAAAADSRGFSQASEQKTQPFSQSEIQARLARSRMEEDRSMSSTVPLDNLVVPQDRDIRILMRPLARGRSVSPGNHENCEWLALHAEVTDGGDDTNHSVLAVTQTHRDIKFSVRVPGQRRNDELWCELYFVPHSNELVLLNRSEVPFKLYRVSQQVPGSPREHFELKPNFTRALAPGTWRIKIDDADILDFRVLEKRAAKARLLSSSSVSDLSTIDGQLVPVTRKRSFDDDDDDEPATPEKNEKRMRPSEPEDKNEDGVIMFLPATTNPLVFPLPGTGKEISTSDGHPLLDLESDDVVEIPGVKLPRGGEIDEYTIAKRDQIATSSLSTVFTADHSDVPDGVIVVKVLKTRTNALPNNEAAIAKNVIRQADIWLRELQYQENLEHKSIVRLYGGDARFLSLYMEHVDARDLTAKGTWRVASTDMFNGDRSDASRILRDIASALHYIHSKGLVHNDIKPGNILYSRDRGAVLCDLGLSTKARDPVAAGTPWYVPPEFIGLRQRGPASDVWALGVTMLYVLGKITWPDVRANQRHPRHLYWIIAKLNSRDRGPQKEAVSRMREWLGEVTSARNSLDTQDKLERLVHGMLSPNPKERATIKDIAGHFLAEQVTER
- a CDS encoding hypothetical protein (EggNog:ENOG503P3NC), producing MDDPADTCWSWPHWKFGLRRDDLFTKLHDQYNTVPLPLLDPVAFHHDVAEISNEASSADEFHSLLRQRKQQRMRELNDCFESAAFEIIANPSLIGEDQWQHAVQLFRTKSFDSLVRYFACYLPPDHPWYKGSSSSSEVDSSVDSLAPSQGSLFDDDDGGLVPMTDEPFEFSTDLDDSILPPSPRSMTMCSDSSVDSPIGHHRDYETPSRTLSYSESEPDCCDLAGSISHTHHDEPSPRSESADMESPAASTVAGTSAAERGGVEAEATSFTDRVRKAVQPFVVDIDDADMATPKAEGQVFFDRKTTATTLSHRRHRSLSPLRSHPLVDHEVDDLLHRDPRSAAQCMGTRWKRDCSPVQRKRKGPAGSLTRIQKPSSDALRPKPRGRRFCES